The genomic window TCATAAAAATCTGCCGCAACTCAGCGGCGCTGGATTCGATAGTATCGAGGTGCCTGGGGACCATATTTTCAATGCTCACTTGATTGATTTTCGCTTGATGCTTCATGAAAACCACGATCTCGCGCATCACATCGCCGACATCCACGGCCTCGGGCTGTAAATCATAATTTCTGGAGAAAACCAGCATATCCGACACGATTCTTTTGATGCGCTGAGTTTCCCGTAAAACAACGTCCAAATCTTCTTTTAACTGCCCTGAGACCGCGCCTTCGGCCAAAATAATTTGAAGAATGCCCATGATGCCGGCCAAAGGGTTGTTGATTTCATGGGCGATGCCGCTGGACAATTGCCCGATCGTAGCCATTTTTTCGCTTTGGATGAGATGGGCCTGAGCCTGACGCATGGCCCGATCCCTGCTTTCCAAGGCCGCCGCCATCTGATCAAAAACCGCAGCCAAATGATTAATATCCCCCGGACCGTGGGCGAATCCCGTTCGAGCGGAAAAATCCCCCCGGCGGATGCGCTGCGCGGCGTCAATAATGACCTGAACTTTGCGTAAAATCAACGCCTCGGCGCCGACGCCCGCAAGAATCAAAGCCGCCAGTGTCGTCAGCAGAAGAAAACCCAAATTGCGCATCAGCCAGCGATTGATTTGCTCCATCGGCAGCGATTTGTCCATGCTGATGCTTACGTAAACATCAGATGCGCCCCGAATGCCGCCGAAGGCGTAAAAATGA from Elusimicrobiota bacterium includes these protein-coding regions:
- a CDS encoding HAMP domain-containing protein: MDKSLPMEQINRWLMRNLGFLLLTTLAALILAGVGAEALILRKVQVIIDAAQRIRRGDFSARTGFAHGPGDINHLAAVFDQMAAALESRDRAMRQAQAHLIQSEKMATIGQLSSGIAHEINNPLAGIMGILQIILAEGAVSGQLKEDLDVVLRETQRIKRIVSDMLVFSRNYDLQPEAVDVGDVMREIVVFMKHQAKINQVSIENMVPRHLDTIESSAAELRQIFMNVILNAIQAMPDGGTLTISHETGPEFLTVKFKDTGHGIDSRHVARVFDPFFTTKASGQGTGLGLSVCLGIARNMGGRITVESEGPGKGALFSVSLPSKLKGGRPSQGLNEGAAQGKES